The window ATTGAAATATTAAAAAAATCAGGTTATGAGTTTGAAGATAGCGGTAGGAAGTTGTTTTCACGTATCGAAGAAAAAAATATTGAGGCTGTATTTGTGAGAACTCAAGACATACCCGAATACGTTCAGGATCAAGTTGTTGACATGGGTATAACTGGTCTTGATATAATAAGAGAAAGAGATGCAGATGTTGAGATTTTGCAAAAAATGGGATTCGGAAGATGCACACTTACAATTGCCGCTCCAAAAAATTCATCAATAAATTCATTAAATGATATAAAAAATGGTATGAAG of the Methanofastidiosum sp. genome contains:
- the hisG gene encoding ATP phosphoribosyltransferase, whose product is MLKIAIPKKGRLSNPCIEILKKSGYEFEDSGRKLFSRIEEKNIEAVFVRTQDIPEYVQDQVVDMGITGLDIIRERDADVEILQKMGFGRCTLTIAAPKNSSINSLNDIKNGMK